The Bacteroidales bacterium genome contains the following window.
AAATATGCGGATGGCGATAAATTAATTTTTCGCTAATGCTATCTAAAATATCAGCCATGTCAAAAGCATTCTTCTCCGAACCGATTTTAGCATAAAAAACCATATGTAACATCAAATCACCAAGCTCTTTTTTCACTTCATCCAAATTATTTTCAAGAATAGCATCCGAAAGTTCATAGACTTCTTCTATAGTTAAATAACGGAGGCTTTCTAATGTTTGTTTTCTATCCCATGGACATCCTGTCCGTAGATCATCCATAATATTCAGTAAGCGCTCAAAAGCTTTTAATTTCCGTTCCATAATTGTTATTTTGAATGCAAAAGTATCTATTTATAGCGAATCTTCTATAATGCAAATCTCAAAGAATTAAATACTTTTGTAAAAGAAAAATCTTGAATTGAAATTTAATATATCATATATTTTCAGAAGTAAAGCAAACCGTATTCTGCTTGTGCTAAGCATACTGTTTCTATTCCTTAACATAAGCGTTTCTGCCCAGGAAAAAGATACTGTTAGCTATAATAAATCTGATAAAACACTAAGTTCTCTTTTTGTTGAAGCTCGTGTTTTTTACGGATTCTTGAATAATTATCATAATGAACTTCGGATTTTTAATGCACATATCCCTGCTTTTGAATTAAGTCTTTTAAAATCAACTACGGGGAAAAACAATTGGGAAAGCCTATATAATTACCCTGAAGTTGGTATTAGTCTTTTTTATACTCCTTTTAATCGTTCAGACGCTTTAGGCAATGCTTTTGGTGTTTATCCTCATATAAATTTCCCGCTTCTAAAAACGACAAAACAAAACTTAAAATTCCGTATCGGTTTAGGCTTGGCTTATCTTGATAGCAAATTTCATCCTACAGAAAATTATCAAAATTTAGCTATTGGCTCCTCCATAAATACTTTAGCTCATTTTATGCTCAATTATCAATTGAGATTAAATAATAAAAACTCTCTTTCTATTGCTTTTAGTCTTATTCATTTTTCTAACGGAAGCATTACAACACCAAACTACGGCCTAAATCTTCCGATGGCATCTCTTTCCTATTCGTATCAAATAATTGCAGGTG
Protein-coding sequences here:
- a CDS encoding acyloxyacyl hydrolase, encoding MKFNISYIFRSKANRILLVLSILFLFLNISVSAQEKDTVSYNKSDKTLSSLFVEARVFYGFLNNYHNELRIFNAHIPAFELSLLKSTTGKNNWESLYNYPEVGISLFYTPFNRSDALGNAFGVYPHINFPLLKTTKQNLKFRIGLGLAYLDSKFHPTENYQNLAIGSSINTLAHFMLNYQLRLNNKNSLSIAFSLIHFSNGSITTPNYGLNLPMASLSYSYQIIAGENSVSATALSLFHYVKNKNLRLDIQSGWGIKSQTNIFNKRFHILTQSFTLFKTINKKSSVGIGLDFSWDNSYEKLFLDEGLPPPSGLDFAKYAIAANYEMRLNKLAMKIGFGTYIYAKEKTEGPIYEKLALNYLFYKNIYASVELKAHAARAAYIAWGIGYQLHFKTKKP